In Desulfobulbus oralis, one DNA window encodes the following:
- a CDS encoding TIGR04076 family protein → MSRRPKIRITLIERKGALPCHHGHRVGDSWDFDTERGSLCPMAFHVAFVYADILRYGGAIPGQPPGTARFACPDVDTLNVFLLELCP, encoded by the coding sequence GTGAGCAGGAGGCCCAAGATCAGAATCACGCTCATCGAGCGAAAGGGTGCTCTGCCCTGCCATCACGGCCACAGGGTGGGCGATAGCTGGGACTTTGATACCGAGCGGGGCAGCCTCTGCCCCATGGCCTTTCATGTGGCCTTTGTCTATGCCGACATTCTCCGCTACGGCGGCGCCATTCCGGGGCAGCCGCCGGGCACGGCCCGATTCGCCTGCCCGGATGTGGACACGCTGAACGTGTTTCTGCTGGAACTCTGCCCGTAA
- a CDS encoding cysteine hydrolase family protein — MTADSKKALIVIDMQNGFIKAASPLCIRMAEATVPACSRVIREAHRQGLLVAYVTRLYREDGTDVELPRKALWEQGRPITRSARGELSAAYPAEFECLPLDYHIVKPRFSAFFQTSLDLILRRNGIARLYLIGTTTPNCIRTTCYDAISLDYQVTLIEDCCSASTPEIQAANLADMRNIGAAIMSSAAFCAAGEAKGLA; from the coding sequence ATGACCGCAGACAGCAAAAAAGCCCTCATTGTCATTGACATGCAAAACGGCTTTATCAAGGCCGCATCGCCCCTGTGCATCCGCATGGCAGAAGCCACGGTTCCGGCGTGCAGCCGGGTGATTCGGGAGGCGCACCGGCAGGGGCTTTTGGTGGCCTATGTCACCCGCCTGTACCGCGAGGACGGCACGGATGTGGAACTGCCGCGCAAGGCCCTGTGGGAGCAGGGCCGACCCATTACCCGCTCGGCCAGGGGCGAGCTCTCTGCCGCGTATCCAGCCGAATTTGAATGCCTGCCCCTCGATTATCATATCGTGAAGCCGCGCTTCTCCGCCTTTTTCCAGACCAGCCTGGATCTGATTTTGCGGCGAAACGGCATTGCCCGGCTGTATCTCATCGGCACCACCACGCCAAACTGCATCCGGACCACCTGCTACGACGCCATTTCGCTGGACTATCAGGTGACGCTCATAGAGGATTGCTGCTCGGCCAGCACGCCCGAGATTCAGGCCGCAAACCTTGCGGATATGCGTAACATCGGCGCTGCGATCATGAGCTCGGCCGCGTTCTGCGCGGCGGGCGAAGCAAAGGGGCTGGCCTAA
- a CDS encoding sensor domain-containing diguanylate cyclase codes for MRSGHGEPPLGCFLGRLTQLWRRICGRAENADHGGPRPPARLPGPEHPVPEVPEAAVSRAAADMADSDQALVNRARIVAAIDATDQAGNMEAEIRRLRKLLSFYESLVDELPTPIFAKTIKSRFCLCNKSYEQFFGVQRENLLGRTLKDTKHMNAEERERYQEEDVVIIREGHTRHYETEYDTPRGKRQAMYWSKGFGDRALGTWAQVGMIVDISEQVALKRNLAAKVEELWRVQQKLRYLSRSDALTGLANRRPFAEYLTLGMDLARRKQIPMCMLMADIDHFKNINDTYGHDTGDMILRAIAGMLRSSCRSKDLAARIGGEEFVILLAATRLEDAFLVARRIRANIGDTPLLPDGGHATISIGVAQYRANETAKDFIKRVDAAMYRAKAAGRNQVCRG; via the coding sequence ATGAGATCTGGCCACGGGGAGCCCCCGCTGGGCTGCTTCCTCGGGCGTCTGACCCAACTGTGGCGCCGGATATGCGGCAGAGCGGAAAATGCCGACCACGGCGGGCCTAGGCCGCCGGCCCGATTGCCCGGGCCGGAGCATCCCGTGCCCGAGGTTCCGGAAGCTGCCGTTTCCAGGGCTGCAGCGGACATGGCCGACAGCGATCAGGCGCTCGTCAATCGGGCCAGAATAGTTGCCGCCATCGATGCGACAGACCAGGCAGGCAACATGGAGGCCGAAATCAGGCGCCTGCGCAAACTGCTGTCCTTTTACGAATCGCTGGTGGACGAACTGCCCACACCCATTTTTGCCAAAACGATCAAGTCGCGTTTTTGCCTGTGCAACAAGTCCTATGAGCAGTTTTTTGGCGTCCAGCGGGAAAACCTGCTGGGCCGGACGCTCAAGGACACCAAGCACATGAACGCCGAGGAACGGGAGCGCTATCAGGAGGAAGACGTCGTCATCATCCGCGAGGGCCACACCCGGCATTACGAGACCGAATACGACACCCCCCGGGGCAAGCGGCAGGCCATGTACTGGAGCAAGGGCTTCGGCGACCGGGCGCTGGGCACCTGGGCCCAGGTGGGCATGATTGTGGACATTTCCGAGCAGGTGGCCCTGAAGCGGAATCTCGCGGCCAAGGTGGAAGAACTGTGGCGCGTGCAGCAGAAACTGCGCTACCTGAGTCGCTCGGACGCGCTGACCGGCCTGGCCAACCGGCGCCCCTTTGCGGAATATCTGACCCTGGGCATGGATCTGGCGCGGCGCAAGCAGATTCCCATGTGCATGCTCATGGCCGACATCGACCACTTCAAAAACATCAACGATACCTACGGCCACGACACGGGCGACATGATTTTACGCGCCATTGCCGGCATGCTGCGCAGCTCCTGCCGCTCCAAGGATCTGGCCGCCCGGATTGGCGGCGAGGAATTTGTCATTCTGCTCGCAGCGACCAGGCTGGAAGACGCCTTTCTGGTCGCCAGGCGCATCCGTGCCAATATCGGCGACACGCCGCTCTTGCCGGACGGCGGCCATGCCACGATCAGCATCGGTGTGGCCCAATACCGGGCCAACGAGACGGCCAAGGATTTCATCAAACGCGTGGATGCGGCCATGTACCGGGCCAAGGCAGCGGGCCGCAATCAGGTCTGCCGTGGCTGA
- a CDS encoding GNAT family N-acetyltransferase, producing the protein MTSETTVPEYIIRAMQAKDEGEVLAMMRVFYASPAVLSNGTEDIFRRDLAFCLSDSPLLSGYVFAAANRLLGYGMVAPAFSTEYGGPCLWIEDLYVQPEFRGHGLGRAFFRFIEERYPEIRIFRLELEAENAGAARLYRRCGYDPLPYREMKKVRK; encoded by the coding sequence ATGACCAGCGAGACGACAGTGCCCGAATATATCATCAGGGCCATGCAGGCGAAAGACGAAGGCGAGGTGCTCGCCATGATGCGGGTCTTTTATGCCTCCCCGGCCGTGCTGAGCAACGGCACGGAAGACATTTTCCGGCGCGATCTGGCCTTTTGTCTCAGCGATTCGCCGCTCCTGTCCGGCTATGTCTTTGCCGCGGCGAACCGGCTGCTGGGCTATGGCATGGTGGCGCCCGCCTTTTCGACCGAATACGGCGGCCCCTGCCTGTGGATTGAAGACCTGTACGTGCAGCCGGAGTTTCGCGGCCATGGCCTGGGCCGGGCCTTTTTCCGCTTCATCGAGGAGCGGTATCCCGAGATCCGTATCTTCAGGCTGGAGCTCGAAGCTGAAAATGCCGGCGCCGCCCGGCTCTACCGCCGCTGCGGCTACGATCCGCTGCCCTACCGGGAGATGAAGAAAGTCAGGAAATAA
- a CDS encoding Y-family DNA polymerase, producing the protein MSSISSDSPRLKGARPEPMLWALVDCNNFFVSCELVFRPDLKGRPVVVLSSNDGCIVARSPEAKALGIGMGVPEFRVRPILRANRVQVFSSNYALYADMSARVMATLAGLCPEICQYSIDEAFIPLSGALAKDAFAVAQTLRRTVLKWTGITVSVGVAPTRTLAKAANHMAKQGLGVVVLDRAADLSALLERLPVGEVWGIGRRLAAKLAFLGVSNARVFASQSDEWIQRHCTIGGLRTARELRGMPALAGEHAPTPRHTLVVSRSFGEQVRDLPPLAQAVATFTARAAERLRKAGLAAGGVGVHIRSSLYTGAAYNASGQKRLSEATNDTGRLQEAALSVLRTLYRRGPAYAKAGVLLFELTDAARGQYALFPEQSEASTAQRAALMQAMDAINRKMGRETLRLGAAGPKDAGWHVRQDRVSPRATTEWDELPKAFCR; encoded by the coding sequence ATGTCATCCATCAGCTCTGACAGCCCCCGCCTGAAGGGCGCCAGACCAGAGCCAATGCTGTGGGCTCTGGTGGACTGCAACAACTTCTTCGTGTCCTGCGAGCTGGTTTTCCGGCCCGACCTGAAGGGCCGGCCGGTGGTGGTGCTGTCCAGCAACGACGGTTGCATCGTGGCCCGTTCACCCGAGGCCAAGGCCCTGGGCATCGGGATGGGCGTTCCGGAATTTCGGGTGCGGCCCATCCTGCGGGCCAACCGGGTGCAGGTCTTTTCCTCCAACTATGCCCTTTACGCCGATATGTCGGCACGGGTCATGGCCACGCTGGCCGGCCTGTGCCCGGAGATCTGCCAGTATTCGATTGACGAGGCCTTTATTCCGCTCAGTGGCGCTCTGGCCAAAGACGCCTTTGCCGTGGCCCAGACCCTGCGCCGCACGGTGCTGAAGTGGACCGGCATCACGGTGTCGGTCGGCGTGGCCCCGACCAGAACGCTGGCCAAGGCTGCCAATCACATGGCCAAGCAAGGGCTGGGCGTGGTGGTGCTGGACAGGGCGGCCGATCTGTCTGCCCTGCTGGAGCGCCTGCCGGTGGGCGAGGTCTGGGGCATCGGCCGCAGGCTGGCCGCGAAACTGGCCTTTCTGGGCGTAAGCAATGCACGGGTCTTTGCCAGCCAAAGCGACGAGTGGATCCAGCGGCACTGCACCATAGGCGGCCTGCGCACGGCCCGGGAGCTGCGCGGCATGCCGGCGCTTGCCGGGGAGCACGCGCCCACGCCCCGGCATACGCTGGTGGTTTCGCGATCCTTTGGCGAGCAGGTGCGGGATCTGCCCCCGCTTGCCCAGGCTGTGGCCACCTTCACCGCCAGGGCGGCGGAACGGCTCAGAAAGGCGGGCCTGGCGGCCGGCGGCGTTGGTGTGCATATCCGCAGCTCCCTGTATACAGGCGCGGCCTACAATGCCTCGGGCCAGAAGCGCCTGTCCGAGGCCACGAACGATACCGGCCGGTTGCAAGAGGCGGCGCTTTCGGTTCTGCGGACCCTGTATCGGCGGGGTCCGGCCTACGCCAAGGCCGGGGTCCTGCTCTTTGAACTGACCGATGCCGCCCGGGGCCAGTACGCACTTTTTCCCGAGCAGAGCGAAGCGAGCACAGCCCAGCGGGCGGCGCTCATGCAGGCCATGGACGCGATCAACCGGAAAATGGGCCGGGAGACGCTGCGCCTTGGCGCTGCCGGGCCTAAAGATGCGGGCTGGCATGTACGGCAGGATCGGGTCTCGCCCCGGGCCACCACGGAATGGGATGAACTGCCAAAGGCCTTTTGCCGGTGA
- a CDS encoding LexA family protein: MKTNAIPSAAEPENPSGQPLFLSPVQAGFPTPAADDVERSLNLHEHLVRNPAATFFLKASGHSMVEAGIHDGDLLVVDRSLEAGNRRIVIASLDGELTVKRLELRQGRVWLVPANPDYPALDITGQDTVQIWGVVTHVIHQL; the protein is encoded by the coding sequence ATGAAAACGAATGCCATCCCATCCGCCGCGGAGCCGGAAAATCCGTCCGGCCAGCCGCTTTTTCTCTCTCCGGTACAGGCCGGTTTTCCCACGCCCGCAGCGGATGATGTGGAACGAAGCCTGAATCTGCACGAACATCTGGTGCGCAACCCGGCCGCCACCTTTTTTCTGAAGGCGAGCGGCCATTCCATGGTGGAGGCCGGCATCCACGACGGCGACCTGCTGGTGGTGGACCGTTCGCTCGAAGCGGGCAACAGACGCATCGTCATCGCCTCCCTTGACGGCGAACTGACCGTGAAGCGGCTGGAGCTGCGGCAGGGCCGGGTCTGGCTCGTGCCCGCCAATCCGGACTATCCGGCCCTGGACATCACCGGGCAGGACACGGTACAGATCTGGGGCGTGGTCACCCATGTCATCCATCAGCTCTGA
- a CDS encoding ATP synthase F0 subunit B, producing MITIDITLLIHIINIIVLMVVLNAVLYKPVLGIMAKRTQRLGALEEEVARFESDAAAQQNALDSKIREASARAKKALDEAKAQAQAMTAKTLAEKRAAADEDKKKALEIAHQEAENARKALQDKTADFARAMTEKILGRSLNA from the coding sequence ATGATCACGATCGACATTACCCTCCTGATTCACATCATCAACATCATCGTGCTGATGGTGGTACTCAACGCGGTACTCTACAAGCCTGTCCTTGGCATCATGGCGAAACGGACCCAACGGCTGGGCGCCCTGGAAGAAGAGGTGGCCAGGTTTGAAAGCGATGCCGCAGCCCAGCAAAACGCCCTGGACAGCAAGATTCGCGAGGCCAGCGCCAGGGCCAAAAAGGCTTTGGATGAGGCCAAGGCCCAGGCCCAGGCCATGACTGCCAAAACCCTGGCCGAAAAACGCGCCGCCGCGGACGAAGACAAGAAGAAAGCTCTGGAAATTGCTCATCAGGAAGCCGAAAACGCCCGCAAGGCACTGCAAGACAAGACCGCCGATTTCGCACGGGCTATGACCGAAAAGATACTGGGAAGGAGTCTGAACGCATGA
- the atpF gene encoding F0F1 ATP synthase subunit B, which produces MNASLTSMLRQLTLVLLLAAIPPFFAMPCTALAAGGQRVTAAETAAPAAAPAKAATVKHAKAHSNPLSWAKLKDFFWRTVNFIALLIILVKFLGGPTVKYMNERRERIAHELDDLTTKRDEAEKAYREFSTKLAGMEKDMERVIEQAMAQAQTEKARILAEAEQMAEDIRHQAQAAVQGEIESAKRSLREDVAEAAAKMAEELLRNNLSEADQNTIAEQYLERVGAAL; this is translated from the coding sequence ATGAATGCCTCGCTGACAAGCATGCTGCGGCAGCTAACGCTGGTTTTGCTGCTGGCAGCCATTCCGCCGTTTTTTGCAATGCCCTGCACTGCCCTGGCAGCCGGCGGGCAGCGGGTCACGGCCGCAGAAACCGCGGCCCCTGCCGCGGCGCCCGCGAAAGCCGCAACCGTGAAGCACGCCAAGGCCCACAGCAATCCCCTGAGCTGGGCCAAGCTGAAGGATTTCTTCTGGCGGACGGTCAACTTCATCGCCCTGCTCATCATTTTGGTCAAATTTCTGGGCGGGCCCACGGTCAAATATATGAACGAGCGCCGGGAGCGCATCGCCCACGAACTCGACGATCTCACCACCAAGAGGGATGAGGCGGAAAAGGCCTACAGGGAATTCTCCACCAAACTCGCTGGCATGGAAAAAGACATGGAGCGGGTGATCGAGCAGGCCATGGCGCAGGCTCAGACCGAAAAGGCCCGCATTCTGGCCGAAGCCGAACAGATGGCGGAGGACATCAGGCATCAGGCCCAGGCAGCGGTACAGGGCGAAATCGAGAGCGCCAAGCGCAGCCTGCGTGAAGACGTCGCCGAAGCGGCAGCCAAAATGGCTGAAGAGCTGCTCAGAAACAATCTGAGCGAGGCCGATCAGAATACCATTGCCGAACAGTATCTCGAACGAGTGGGGGCAGCACTGTGA
- the atpH gene encoding ATP synthase F1 subunit delta, giving the protein MKSTILARRYAKALFSLGKQEEKVEEYSEKLSAIAALYHDESAGIRDALVNPLYPLDARRQVMGRIAETVQADQMLGGFLKLLLEKNRAAILPDIADEMRILADRAQNISHGLVISAVPLGDELLAKTQATLEKLTGTRVLLETEVDPALIGGIVAKVGDLVLDGSIKTQLNGLKESIKGRE; this is encoded by the coding sequence GTGAAAAGCACGATATTGGCTCGCCGCTATGCCAAGGCGCTGTTTTCCCTGGGCAAGCAGGAGGAGAAGGTCGAGGAGTACAGTGAAAAACTGAGCGCCATTGCGGCCCTGTACCATGACGAAAGCGCCGGAATCCGGGACGCGCTGGTCAATCCGCTGTATCCGCTGGATGCAAGGCGTCAGGTTATGGGCAGGATTGCCGAAACGGTGCAGGCCGATCAGATGCTGGGCGGCTTTCTGAAGCTTCTGCTGGAGAAGAACCGGGCGGCCATCCTGCCGGACATTGCCGACGAAATGCGCATCCTGGCGGATCGGGCCCAGAATATCAGCCACGGTCTGGTCATCTCCGCCGTCCCTCTGGGCGACGAGCTGCTCGCCAAAACCCAGGCGACCCTGGAAAAACTCACAGGCACCAGAGTCCTTTTGGAAACCGAGGTCGATCCTGCCCTGATCGGCGGGATTGTGGCCAAGGTCGGGGACTTGGTGCTGGATGGCAGTATTAAGACTCAACTCAACGGACTCAAGGAATCTATCAAGGGGAGAGAATAA
- the atpA gene encoding F0F1 ATP synthase subunit alpha: MQIKAEEISQIIKDQIAGYTKDVDLKETGTVLSVGDGIARVYGVENCQAMELLEFPGNIYGLALNLEEDNVGCAILGSVRDIKEGDVVKRTGRIAEVPVGPEMEGRVVDGIGQPIDGKGPIKAAQTRKIEVLAPGVIARKSVHEPCYTGAKAVDAMTPVGRGQRELVIGDRQIGKTALCVDAIIAQKNTDVHCIYVAIGQKQSTVALVVEALRKHGAMDYTTVVAACASDPAPMQYVSAFAGCAMGEYFRDNGQHALIIYDDLSKQAVSYREVSLLLRRPPGREAYPGDIFFNHSRLLERAAKLNDELGAGSLTALPIIETQAGDVSAFIPTNVISITDGQVYLEPGLFFAGVRPAINVGLSVSRVGGAAQVKAMKQVAGTLRLDLAQYRELAAFASFGSDLDAATQAQLTRGERLVEILKQPQYQPLPMEKQVTIIFAGTKGFLDKLPINTLRDYEQDLYNYIESNAPFIFEELREQQKISPELEEKMKQVLATFGETFKATKGLN, encoded by the coding sequence ATGCAGATCAAAGCCGAAGAGATCAGCCAGATCATCAAGGATCAGATAGCTGGCTATACCAAGGATGTCGACCTGAAGGAAACTGGCACCGTTCTGTCTGTTGGTGATGGCATTGCACGCGTGTACGGCGTCGAGAACTGCCAGGCCATGGAATTGCTCGAATTTCCGGGCAACATCTACGGTCTTGCTCTGAACCTGGAAGAGGACAACGTCGGTTGCGCCATTCTGGGCAGCGTACGCGACATCAAGGAAGGCGATGTCGTCAAGCGCACCGGGCGCATTGCCGAGGTTCCTGTTGGTCCTGAAATGGAAGGGCGCGTTGTTGACGGCATTGGCCAGCCCATTGACGGCAAGGGGCCGATCAAGGCTGCGCAAACCCGTAAAATCGAGGTGTTGGCCCCCGGCGTTATTGCCAGGAAGAGCGTACACGAGCCCTGCTATACCGGGGCCAAGGCGGTCGACGCCATGACCCCGGTCGGCCGCGGCCAGCGCGAGCTGGTCATCGGTGACCGCCAGATCGGCAAGACGGCGCTCTGTGTCGATGCCATTATCGCGCAGAAGAACACGGACGTGCACTGCATCTACGTCGCTATCGGCCAGAAGCAGAGCACCGTTGCCCTGGTGGTCGAGGCCCTGCGCAAGCACGGGGCCATGGACTACACCACGGTGGTTGCGGCCTGCGCCTCCGACCCCGCGCCCATGCAGTACGTTTCCGCCTTTGCCGGCTGCGCCATGGGCGAGTACTTCCGCGACAACGGCCAGCACGCGCTGATCATCTACGATGACCTCTCCAAGCAGGCCGTTTCCTACCGTGAGGTTTCCCTGCTGCTCCGCCGTCCGCCGGGACGCGAGGCCTACCCGGGCGATATTTTCTTCAACCACTCCCGCCTGCTGGAACGCGCGGCCAAACTGAACGACGAGCTGGGCGCCGGCTCCCTGACCGCCCTGCCCATCATTGAAACCCAGGCCGGCGACGTCTCGGCCTTCATCCCGACCAACGTCATTTCCATTACCGATGGTCAGGTGTATCTGGAGCCGGGCCTGTTCTTCGCCGGCGTCCGCCCGGCCATCAATGTCGGTCTGTCCGTCTCCCGCGTTGGCGGCGCGGCCCAGGTCAAGGCCATGAAACAGGTGGCCGGCACGCTCCGCCTCGATCTGGCGCAGTATCGCGAGCTGGCGGCCTTTGCCAGCTTCGGTTCCGACCTGGATGCCGCGACCCAGGCCCAGTTGACCCGGGGCGAGCGGCTGGTTGAAATTCTGAAGCAGCCGCAGTATCAGCCGCTGCCCATGGAAAAGCAGGTCACCATCATCTTTGCCGGCACCAAGGGCTTCCTCGACAAACTGCCGATCAACACCCTGCGCGATTACGAGCAGGACCTGTACAACTACATCGAGTCCAACGCGCCCTTCATTTTCGAGGAGCTGCGTGAGCAGCAGAAGATTTCGCCCGAACTGGAAGAGAAGATGAAGCAGGTGCTCGCCACCTTTGGCGAGACCTTCAAGGCGACCAAAGGGCTGAACTGA
- the atpG gene encoding ATP synthase F1 subunit gamma translates to MPGLKDVKNKIKGIGKTAQITKTMYMVASAKLRSAQKRMEDFRPYTAKFTDVMQELSGGGESETGVLPLMEQREVKTVALVVITSDRGLAGSFNSNILRAADRLRRQYEGEGKKVSVVAVGKKASRYFRKTGLLREEFNDIMGSFLMFNARDIAQVLTRAFLAGECDRVDLIYGKYFSMAVQKPEIEQMLPIEPVQGRQAGDDRVQPPAAGPNGVYTFEPDAGAIMNDLLPLFLNVQVYHAMLEVGASEQAARMTAMDNATKACKDMIKDLTRLYNKARQAAVTNELIDIVGGAEALKG, encoded by the coding sequence ATGCCTGGACTCAAGGATGTCAAAAACAAAATAAAAGGCATCGGCAAAACCGCCCAGATAACCAAAACCATGTACATGGTGGCCTCGGCGAAGCTTCGCAGCGCCCAGAAGCGGATGGAAGACTTTCGCCCCTACACGGCGAAATTCACCGACGTCATGCAGGAGTTGTCCGGGGGCGGCGAGAGCGAAACGGGGGTTCTGCCCCTGATGGAACAGCGCGAGGTCAAGACCGTGGCACTGGTCGTCATCACCTCGGACCGCGGTCTTGCCGGCAGCTTCAACTCGAATATCCTCCGCGCGGCCGACCGGCTGCGCAGGCAGTACGAAGGCGAGGGGAAAAAGGTCAGCGTGGTGGCGGTCGGCAAAAAGGCGAGCCGCTACTTCCGCAAGACCGGTTTGTTGCGGGAAGAATTCAACGACATCATGGGCTCTTTCCTGATGTTCAACGCCCGCGATATTGCCCAGGTGCTCACCAGGGCTTTTTTGGCCGGCGAATGCGACCGGGTGGATCTCATCTATGGCAAGTATTTCTCCATGGCTGTCCAGAAACCGGAAATCGAGCAGATGCTGCCGATCGAGCCGGTCCAGGGCAGGCAGGCCGGAGACGACAGGGTCCAGCCCCCTGCTGCGGGGCCAAACGGTGTCTACACCTTCGAGCCCGATGCCGGCGCCATCATGAACGATCTCCTGCCCCTCTTTCTGAATGTGCAGGTGTATCACGCCATGCTCGAGGTCGGCGCCAGCGAGCAGGCCGCGCGCATGACCGCCATGGACAACGCCACCAAGGCCTGCAAGGATATGATCAAGGATCTGACCCGGCTCTACAACAAGGCCCGCCAGGCGGCAGTCACCAACGAACTGATCGATATCGTCGGCGGCGCCGAGGCGCTGAAAGGGTAA
- the atpD gene encoding F0F1 ATP synthase subunit beta: MDEARTGKVIQVIGPVVDVEFEPGDLPEIMNALFITNPAINDQPDNLVCEVAQHLGDNVVRTIAMDQTDGLVRGMQARDSGAPISVPVGKDALGRILNVVGRPVDGLGPVNAKDKMPIHRPAPEFTDQNTEVNVLETGIKVIDLLIPFPRGGKMGLFGGAGVGKTVIMMEMVNNIAMHHGGISVFCGVGERTREGNDLYHEMKESGVLPKAALVYGQMTEPPGARSRVALTGLTEAEYFRDVEGQDVLLFIDNIFRFTQAGSEVSALLGRMPSAVGYQPTLATDMGALQERITSTSKGSITAVQCVYVPADDLTDPAPATTFAHLDGTVVLSRQIAELGIYPAVDPLDSTSRILDPNVVGAEHYNTARGVQVTLQKYKELQDIIAILGLDELSEEDQITVARARKIQRFLSQPFHVAEVFTGFPGKFCTIAETVRGFKEILEGKHDDLPESAFYMVGSIDEAVEKAAKRAAA; this comes from the coding sequence ATGGACGAGGCAAGAACAGGCAAGGTTATACAGGTCATTGGCCCGGTTGTGGATGTGGAATTCGAGCCGGGCGATCTGCCTGAAATCATGAACGCGCTTTTCATCACGAACCCGGCCATCAACGATCAGCCGGACAATCTGGTGTGCGAAGTCGCCCAGCATCTGGGGGACAACGTCGTGCGCACCATTGCCATGGATCAGACCGACGGTCTGGTTCGCGGCATGCAGGCCAGGGATTCGGGCGCGCCCATTTCCGTTCCGGTGGGCAAGGATGCCCTGGGCCGCATCCTCAACGTGGTCGGCCGCCCGGTGGACGGCCTGGGCCCGGTCAATGCAAAGGACAAAATGCCGATCCACCGGCCAGCCCCGGAATTCACCGACCAGAACACCGAGGTCAACGTGCTGGAAACCGGCATCAAGGTCATTGACCTGCTGATCCCCTTCCCGCGCGGCGGCAAGATGGGCCTCTTCGGCGGCGCCGGCGTCGGCAAGACCGTTATCATGATGGAGATGGTCAACAACATCGCCATGCATCACGGCGGTATTTCCGTTTTCTGCGGCGTGGGCGAGCGGACCCGTGAGGGCAACGACCTGTACCACGAAATGAAGGAGTCGGGCGTTCTGCCCAAGGCCGCCCTGGTGTACGGCCAGATGACCGAACCGCCGGGAGCCCGTTCCCGCGTGGCCCTGACCGGTCTGACCGAAGCGGAATACTTCCGCGATGTGGAGGGCCAGGACGTACTGCTCTTCATCGACAACATCTTCCGCTTCACCCAGGCGGGCTCCGAGGTCTCCGCCCTGCTGGGCCGCATGCCGTCCGCCGTTGGCTATCAACCGACCCTGGCCACGGACATGGGCGCCCTGCAGGAGCGCATCACCTCCACCAGCAAGGGCTCCATCACCGCCGTGCAGTGCGTTTACGTCCCTGCCGACGACCTGACCGACCCGGCCCCGGCCACCACCTTCGCCCACCTGGACGGCACCGTGGTGCTCTCCCGTCAGATCGCCGAGCTGGGCATCTATCCGGCCGTGGATCCCCTGGACTCCACCTCCCGCATTCTTGATCCGAATGTGGTCGGCGCCGAACACTACAACACGGCCCGCGGCGTGCAGGTCACCCTGCAGAAGTACAAGGAACTGCAGGACATCATCGCCATCCTCGGTCTGGACGAGCTTTCCGAGGAGGACCAGATCACGGTGGCCAGGGCCCGCAAGATCCAGCGCTTCCTGTCCCAGCCCTTCCATGTGGCCGAGGTCTTTACCGGCTTCCCCGGCAAGTTCTGCACAATTGCCGAGACCGTGCGCGGCTTCAAGGAAATCCTGGAAGGCAAGCACGACGATCTGCCGGAATCCGCATTCTATATGGTCGGCTCCATTGACGAGGCGGTGGAAAAGGCGGCAAAGCGGGCGGCTGCCTGA
- a CDS encoding F0F1 ATP synthase subunit epsilon — protein sequence MAQIHLEIVTPTGPVVSEDVDVVTAPGSGGEFGVLANHAPYLTTIKPGTLSYRKDRDTKYLMVSGGFVEVSCNRATFLVESAEFGTAIDVERALKAKERAERRIAQAVQGDAEVNRIRAEAALHRALARLQTAQRAKL from the coding sequence ATGGCGCAAATTCATCTTGAAATAGTAACGCCCACGGGCCCGGTCGTCAGTGAAGACGTGGATGTGGTGACTGCGCCAGGCTCCGGTGGTGAGTTCGGTGTTCTGGCCAATCACGCCCCCTATCTGACGACCATCAAACCGGGCACGCTGTCGTACCGCAAGGATCGGGATACCAAATATCTCATGGTCAGCGGCGGCTTTGTGGAAGTGTCCTGCAACCGGGCCACCTTCCTGGTGGAAAGCGCGGAGTTCGGCACAGCCATCGATGTGGAGCGCGCGCTCAAGGCCAAGGAACGGGCCGAGCGTCGCATTGCCCAGGCAGTGCAGGGCGATGCGGAGGTCAACCGTATCCGCGCCGAAGCCGCCCTGCACCGGGCCCTGGCTCGCCTCCAGACCGCCCAGCGCGCGAAGCTGTAA